Below is a window of Prosthecobacter algae DNA.
GAGCAGACGGTGCAGGCGGAATAGGCCTGGGTGAAGCGCATGCCGTCCTTGGCCAGTTGGTCCAGGTGAGGGGTCTCGTAATATTTGCTGCCGTAGCAGCCCAGATCCGTCCAGCCCATGTCATCAATGAGCATGAAGATGATGTTGGGCGGGCGGTCCTGGGCCTGGCTGGAAAGGGGCAAAACGAGGGCCAGTAGGAAAAGGAGTCGGGTCAGCATGGTGGTGGGCAGGAACGATGGCCAGGGGACGGAGATTGCAAGCAACTGTGGAAGGATGATTTTGGAGGGGGCCGGGGGTGATGAACACGACTTTCCAACGCCAGCCTTGCCAGCTTTAAAACCCAGCCTAGTCTGGGGGCATACATGGTGGTGCGAATTTTTGACCGTTATCTGGGCAAGCAGGTTCTCTCGGCGACGCTGATGGGCGTGCTGCTGCTCAGTGGCGTGATGGTGCTGGGCAACGTTTACAAGAAGCTGGATGAACTGCTGGGAGACACGCAATTGCCCCTGGGCTTTGTGCTGGAATTTGTCGCCCTGATCATTCCGTTTTCGCTGATTTTCACGATTCCCTGGGCGTTCCTGACGGGCATCCTGCTGGTGTTTGGCCGGCTTTCGGCTGACAATGAACTGGTCTCCCTGCGGATGACGGGCTGGTCCATGTCGCGTATCTGCGCGGCTGTGTTTGCTTTGGCCATCGGACTCTCCAGCATTTGTTACTGGGTGAATGTGAGTGTCTCGCCGATGGCGAAGGACAGGATCAAACGCATGTTTTTTGAGGTGGCTCTGGACAATCCGGCGGCGCTTTTCCAGGAAGGCCGCGTTTTGGACAAGGTGCCGGGCTTTCGCATCCACACGGGCAAGCGGGACGGGAACGTGCTGAAGGACCTGGAGATTGTGGAAGTGGAAGGGCGGCTGCCGATGCGCGTGATCCATGCCCGGCAGGCCACGCTGGAAATGCAGCCCGGCGTGCTGGATTTCATCATGAAGCTGGAAGGGGCGGACATCGAAAGCATCACCTACACCGAAGACAAAAAGGTGGAAAAGATCGAGTTCGTCCATGCCGGGAAGATGGCCATGCTGTTTCCCCTTTCGCGCCTGAAGGAGGACACCGTGAAGGTGAATGCCAGCATGAAGTCCACCAGCACCCTGTGGGACGAGGTGGGAAGCTGGGTGGATGGGGTGACGGGCAAAAAAATGGATGACAAGGAGCACAGCAAATCCCTGACGGAGCTGAGCAAACGCTACAGCTTCTCGCTGGCGTGCTTCACCTTTGCGCTGGTGGGGATTCCGCTGGGGGTCACGGCCCAGCGCCGCGAGACCTCCACGGGCTTTGCACTGAGCCTGATCACGGCCACGGTGTATCTGGTTTTCATCATTCTGGCGGATACGCTGAACAGCAAACCTGCCGCCATGCCGCACCTGATCATGTGGGCACCGAACGTTCTGTTTCTGGGCATTGGCGGCTGGCTCTTTTACCGTCTGAGCCGCCGCTAAGACTTCCCTGTGCTGCCTATGAAAAACCGTCTTCGTCTGTGGTTGTCCTTGGGTGGGCTTGCGTCTGTGCTGCTGGCTGGCTGTGGTGGCGAGGGGCCGGTGAAGACGCAGATCGAGGAGGCCCGCAAGGTCGTCTTTCTTTCGGCGCGCGGAGAGCGGCCTTTTGAAACCGGGCAGCGGAATCTGCTGGCGCGGCTGACGGCCAATGATGCCCGTTATCAGATCCAGATCCTGGATGCCGGGTTCAGCGCTGAGACCCAGCGGCGGCAATTTCAGGAAGCCATGGCCCAGGCTCCGTATGCCATTGTGCTGGATGCGCTGGAAACCGCCGGGCTGGAGAGCGATGTGCGCGCTGCTGTGGCGAAAGGTGTGCAGGTGATCGGGCTGGGGGAAAGCAGTGTGCCCCTGGGCTGCACCTCCGTGCTGGTGGCCGATCAAAAAAAGCTGGGGCAACTGGCGGGTGAGCTGGTGGTGAAGGCCCTGAAGGCCAAAGCGGCAGATGCGGGGCAGGGAGAGGCGGCGGGGCGCGTGGTCGAGATCCGCGGAGACGACGAAAGCCTGATCAGCCAGCAGCGGCATGAAGGCTTTGAAGCTGCCCTAAAAGCGGCACCTGGGGTCATCCTGGTGCATGATGCGCCCGGGGAATGGAGCCTGGCCGGTGGGCGCGACCGGGCCGCAGATGCGCTGCGGCTGCAGCAGAGTTTTGACATCGTCTATGCTCACAATGATCTCATGGCCCTGGGGGCTGCTGCGACCCTGAAGGATCGCCGGGAAAATGTCATGATCATCGGGACGGACGGCTTTCGCGGGCGCGAAGGCGGCATGACCCTGGTGGGAGACGGGGAGATTGACGCGACGGTTTATCAGCCGCTGCTGGTGGACTTTGCCTGGGTGCTGCTGAAGAAGATGGCGGAAACGCCCGGCTTTCAGCCGAAAACCCGTTATGAGATGCCCCTGCGCACCATTTTGCCCAAAGATGTGGACGACATCCGCCGGAACGGCCTGCCCAAGTACCCGGAGTTTTGAGCTTGGTGAGGGAAGGGCTTTGAAGGGCTTTTTCTGCCCAGTTTAAAAGCAGGTTTCACGCAAAGTCGCAAAGACGCCAAGGAACTGAATTTTTTACGTCTTGGTAGAAGTCGCTTTTTAGTGGTGAGGGTTGGCAGGTCCGATGCTGTTTTGGGCGATTGTCACCTTGGCTCTTTATGCTTGCATAGGTGAGATGTTGATTTTAGACCGTGCAATCTTTCAGAGCTTTGCATTGCCACCATGGAACTCTTCATAATTATTGGCAGTATCTTCTTATCGGCTTGCGGCATCCGATGTGGTTTAGATTTTGTCGAGTATCTGCATTATGCAGACCAAACTTCCAAGGTTTTGGGAGGGGCTGGCGGTTTATTGATCGGATTGCTGAGCACCATGGTATGTGAACAGATTATCCAGCCAGATGGGCATAGTCGACGGAGAGATACCGTTATCATGACAATCTCGGTTTTGTTAGGCATGCTGGCCTGTGCCTGGTTCGGCTTCCAGAGGTCCGGGGTGCCCTCTGCATTCTTCTACGCTGTCGCGATCGGTCCAGCTCTTGGTGGAGTGGCACGGTGGTTGGTCACACTCATAGTCTTAATTCTGTGTCAGGCGATTTGGATTGGATTGCTGATTCTGATCCCATATGGAATTTATCGTCTGATAGACTATCTGTGGTGATGTTCCTGTGACCTGTTCAGCGGTCATTAAAAAGGTTTCAATTATGCAGTGGCAGTCGGCAGCGCCGATGATTTGTCGGTGTCACCATTGGATGGATTATTATTGGTCGGCCATATCGGGTTCCATTGAAATGAATAAGCAGACAACTAAAATGGGTGACAAAATAAATTAGAATTTGCATGATTATTTGATGAAGAAAAAAGTGTATTTAGGATTAACATGCCCCCCTTTGGACTTTGAATCGCTAGATTTAGGTAACCAAGCTTATTTGGTTAAGACTTACGCAAGCTTATTTGCCCCCTTCATGCTCTCCTTTACACGTCCTACTGCAAGTAAGCGGTACGGAGAACCTTGGAAAGCAGCTAATGGCGGGTTGAATTTCGTTATCAATGCCCAAGCTGAGTTTGAGATTCTGGCGAAATCGAAGCTCACCGAAGATGAGCAAATTAGCCACTTTGTCGCACTTTTAAGAATTTCAATCTCTCCAGAGATACTCTGCCCATTTATTTCAAACGGGCCTTTTCTAAATGCAGAAGATGCTGTTAAAGCTGATGTTACATTTTATCCATACGAAACGGAATCGATATACACACGGTTTACAAACGCAGAATCAAAAAAAGTGACTGAAAGTAAATCCGTATGGATGCGAGAGAATTGGCATTCCTCGATGCTATTTGCAGGGGAGAACAAACAATATAAGCTTGCTGTCGAAATACTTGGTAAAGTTCAACATTTTCACAGTCGCGGGATGGCCTTGGTTGCAATCTGCGGAGTGCTTGAATCATTTTACTTACAGAACAGAAGCGAACTCAGCTTTCGTTTGGCACTTTTTATTGCAGCCTATCTTGGAAATACAGGAAAGGACAGAATTTCCTATTTTAACACAGCGAAAAAAGTGTACGCAGCTCGTTCTGCTTCGGCTCATTCATCGGAGGATTGTCCGGTCGAACCTCTGCTTGATGCTATTCACTTGCTTCGACTTACAGTTTGGGCGGCGCTAAGTAATAAGAAATTGCCCAAGGTAGAAGATCTTGACGTATTGCTATTAAATCCTCAATTCGATCAATTTTAAAGACCTATCTGTAAAGAAAATTTACAAGCGTCGGTATAATCTTGTGAGTGTATGCCACTTTTGCCAAGAGCGTCGCACGACTTTCTCCACATTTGAGACCACGAGCAGAAAGTAAGTCTTGGCCAGCAAGCTTATCAAACCATAGCTTGGCTGTGGGCCGAGAAACTCGCTCCCATTCGTCCGCCATCTTTTGGGCCTGTTTTCGGTCAAGCGTGCGGGTTGCTTTTTGGCGCAACCAACCTTCGGCGTCCCGATAGAGGGCATACCAAGCGCCGGCCTTCCCTCGTTTTCTCAGGGTAGCCATAGGTTATCGTCTAAACCCAGGCAAAAGAGGCTTCGAAATTTGCCAACACTTTTGCCAACACCGCCCGCAATTGTGGGTGTCGCGGGTGTCGCCGAAGCCTTGATCTACCGTTCTTGGACCCCTGTTTTAGTCCCACCAGTGGAACCACTGGTTCATCCAGCCGAGGGCGGCGACGAGGGAGGTGGCGACGACGCCGAACTCCAAGAGGAGGGCGAGGCGGCGGCGCTTGGCGGCGCGAAGCTGGTGTAAAGGCACGCGCTGGGGTGAGCGGAGGGCCTTTTTGGCAAACATGGGTTCCGGGGCGGGTAGCACGTCCTTCGAGGCCATGCGGCGGCGGCGAAGGGTGTGGGGGGCGGCCACGATGGCGCACTCCAGGGAGTGGATCTCTTCCTGGATGGCGAGGGAGCGGGATTTCATCTGCTTCAGCCGGGCGGGCCGGGCTTCCTGGGCGAGGGCCTGAACAGATTTCGGACGGCGGGAGGCGACGCGTTTGTTCATGGTGGAGCAGGATTAAAACATGAGCTTGGCCAAGATCAGGGCGATCAAGATGGTGGCCATGAGGGGCAGGGTGAAGGCAAACCCACGGCGCACCCAGGTGCCGAGGTCGTCTGCACCGGAAAGGGCATTGGCGAGGCGGCCGCTGGCGCTGTATTCGCCTTCGTCTTCGGCATCGCGGTCGGCATTGAGATGCAGAGGGGAGCTTTCGGAGGGGCGATTGGCGGTGACGCGGCGGATGCCTTTTTCAAAGCTGGTTTCGGCCTCAATGAGGGCGGAGATGGCTTTGTCGAGCTCCTGATCGAGCTGGCTGCGGTGCCAGCGCTCGGGCAGGAAGAGTTTCAGCTCATCCAGGCGATCGCGGAAATCCTGCTGAGTGGAGGCCATGTCCTCGACGCGACGGCGGGCATCTTCCAGGTCATCGGTGATGGCGCGGAGGCTGCGCTCCAGCTTTTCGGTGATGTCCTTGCGGCCTGCGATGAAGCGTTCCTGCTTCTGCTTGAGGTTTTCGAGGATCTTGCGCTGGTGCTCGAGTTCTTCCTGTTCGGCGCGCAGCTTGGAAAGGCGGTGCTGGGCTTCACGGACCTGCTGATCCATGTCCTCCATTTGCGATTCCTCGGCGTGGCCGATGGTGAATTCGGGGGCTTCGTCGAAGCGGAGGATATTGTTATCCTCAGAGGCGGGGACCGAAGCGAGAGCGGGAGAGCGGCGGGCCATGGCTGTCATGAGATTTATTTCAGACACAGTAATATTACAGCTCTTTTAAATAATCTAGACTTTTCGTGCGCTTTTTCGC
It encodes the following:
- a CDS encoding LptF/LptG family permease, whose amino-acid sequence is MVVRIFDRYLGKQVLSATLMGVLLLSGVMVLGNVYKKLDELLGDTQLPLGFVLEFVALIIPFSLIFTIPWAFLTGILLVFGRLSADNELVSLRMTGWSMSRICAAVFALAIGLSSICYWVNVSVSPMAKDRIKRMFFEVALDNPAALFQEGRVLDKVPGFRIHTGKRDGNVLKDLEIVEVEGRLPMRVIHARQATLEMQPGVLDFIMKLEGADIESITYTEDKKVEKIEFVHAGKMAMLFPLSRLKEDTVKVNASMKSTSTLWDEVGSWVDGVTGKKMDDKEHSKSLTELSKRYSFSLACFTFALVGIPLGVTAQRRETSTGFALSLITATVYLVFIILADTLNSKPAAMPHLIMWAPNVLFLGIGGWLFYRLSRR
- a CDS encoding sugar ABC transporter substrate-binding protein — encoded protein: MKNRLRLWLSLGGLASVLLAGCGGEGPVKTQIEEARKVVFLSARGERPFETGQRNLLARLTANDARYQIQILDAGFSAETQRRQFQEAMAQAPYAIVLDALETAGLESDVRAAVAKGVQVIGLGESSVPLGCTSVLVADQKKLGQLAGELVVKALKAKAADAGQGEAAGRVVEIRGDDESLISQQRHEGFEAALKAAPGVILVHDAPGEWSLAGGRDRAADALRLQQSFDIVYAHNDLMALGAAATLKDRRENVMIIGTDGFRGREGGMTLVGDGEIDATVYQPLLVDFAWVLLKKMAETPGFQPKTRYEMPLRTILPKDVDDIRRNGLPKYPEF